The Candidatus Neomarinimicrobiota bacterium genome has a window encoding:
- a CDS encoding adenosylhomocysteinase — protein MKYSIRDISLAESGQQNIDWVSKWMKVVNRLAEKFDQEGTFRGKRIALCIHLEAKTAYLARKIRRLGADVWITSSNPLSTKDDVCAALAKDNIHVFAKHGASEKEYWSYIDAITSAKPHAVVDDGGDICNYLHEHPDYAVNLAGICEETTTGVNRARRMAAKGILKYPSLGINDALSKYLFDNRYGTGQSTWTAIAHLTNMTISGKTVVVAGYGWCGRGIANIAAGMGADVIITEIDPWKALEARMDGCRVMPMLDAAREGDIFITTTGEENIIRPEHFMVMKDGAFLANAGHFNYEIDVPGLKKIAGEPVKVRNEIEEYRINSNRSLYLLAQGGIINIAGGLGHPVEILDLSFSLQLASLNYVLSHPELKPGYYPVPREIDELVVRERLLADGVFLDEIIRND, from the coding sequence ATGAAATACAGTATTCGCGACATCTCACTGGCTGAATCAGGACAGCAGAACATCGACTGGGTTTCTAAATGGATGAAAGTTGTCAACCGTCTTGCTGAAAAATTTGATCAGGAAGGTACATTTCGGGGAAAACGGATTGCCTTGTGCATTCATCTTGAAGCAAAAACAGCCTATCTGGCCCGGAAAATCCGCCGCCTGGGGGCCGATGTATGGATTACCAGCAGCAATCCTCTGTCTACCAAAGATGATGTATGTGCCGCACTGGCGAAAGACAACATTCACGTTTTTGCCAAACACGGCGCCTCGGAAAAAGAATACTGGTCCTATATCGATGCTATCACTTCCGCCAAACCTCATGCGGTGGTAGATGACGGAGGAGATATCTGCAATTATCTCCATGAACACCCCGATTATGCGGTCAATCTTGCCGGTATTTGTGAGGAAACAACCACCGGAGTAAACCGTGCAAGGCGTATGGCTGCAAAAGGGATATTAAAATATCCCTCCTTAGGGATTAACGATGCCCTCAGTAAGTACCTTTTTGACAACCGGTACGGGACCGGACAATCCACCTGGACTGCCATAGCCCATCTGACCAACATGACCATTTCGGGGAAAACCGTAGTTGTAGCCGGATACGGCTGGTGTGGCCGGGGGATTGCCAACATTGCCGCCGGTATGGGTGCCGATGTGATTATCACGGAAATCGATCCCTGGAAAGCACTGGAAGCCCGGATGGATGGATGCCGGGTGATGCCCATGCTGGATGCTGCCCGGGAAGGCGATATTTTTATTACGACAACCGGCGAGGAAAACATTATCCGTCCTGAACATTTTATGGTCATGAAAGACGGTGCATTTCTGGCCAATGCCGGTCATTTCAACTACGAAATTGACGTGCCCGGACTGAAAAAAATTGCAGGAGAACCGGTCAAAGTCCGAAATGAAATTGAAGAATACCGGATCAATTCAAACCGCTCCCTTTACCTATTGGCACAGGGCGGAATCATCAATATTGCCGGCGGGCTGGGACATCCCGTAGAAATTCTGGATTTGAGTTTCAGCCTTCAGCTGGCATCCCTGAACTATGTTTTATCCCACCCCGAGCTGAAACCGGGATATTATCCCGTCCCCCGGGAGATCGACGAACTGGTGGTCAGAGAACGACTGCTTGCAGACGGGGTTTTTTTGGATGAAATAATCAGAAATGATTAA
- a CDS encoding YncE family protein, with translation MNQKVWVLCVAVLFTAFGFWGCEDDPTGSDTPETSSAIYVLNSAATSISVIDLEADTVYNNVATVGTWPNQLVYHDEKLYCVNSGSNNIMIFDVDTWEAETPIALGDGKNPMNMAIYDDRYAFVTCSMSNEVLKVDMQEKTVVTATTAGTGATGIAISGDKIYVSNTGYVSWDQPYEQGTVTVVNATNGEVIKTIDVGTNPQSIAIASDGKLHVSCTGDYGANPGVVSVIDPATDTVVETVEIGGAPGMIATDLVNELAYLSVWGMGCMVYSTTDYSILNDPEDMFLGKGGSGILVDTEGYVWVSVWDDDQVVKVNSSGTVLKTYNVGDSPMSLAQRIY, from the coding sequence ATGAATCAAAAAGTATGGGTATTGTGTGTGGCTGTTCTCTTTACAGCCTTTGGCTTTTGGGGATGTGAGGATGATCCGACCGGGTCGGACACACCTGAGACATCCAGTGCCATTTATGTACTGAATTCTGCCGCCACCAGCATATCAGTCATCGATCTGGAGGCAGATACGGTATATAACAATGTGGCAACCGTGGGAACCTGGCCAAACCAGCTTGTCTACCATGATGAAAAACTCTATTGTGTGAACTCCGGTTCTAACAATATCATGATTTTCGATGTGGACACCTGGGAAGCCGAAACACCGATTGCTTTGGGAGACGGGAAAAATCCCATGAACATGGCTATCTATGATGATCGCTATGCCTTCGTGACCTGTTCCATGTCCAATGAGGTGTTGAAAGTGGATATGCAGGAAAAAACTGTTGTGACGGCGACGACTGCCGGAACAGGAGCCACCGGTATCGCCATCAGCGGCGATAAAATCTACGTATCCAATACCGGCTATGTCAGCTGGGATCAACCCTATGAGCAGGGAACGGTCACCGTGGTAAATGCCACCAATGGCGAAGTGATTAAAACCATCGACGTGGGAACCAATCCCCAGTCGATTGCTATTGCTTCCGACGGAAAGCTTCATGTGTCATGCACCGGTGATTATGGTGCCAATCCCGGTGTTGTCAGTGTAATTGACCCGGCAACGGATACGGTAGTTGAAACCGTTGAAATCGGTGGAGCTCCCGGTATGATAGCCACAGATCTCGTCAATGAACTGGCTTATCTGAGTGTATGGGGTATGGGATGTATGGTATACAGCACTACCGATTATTCCATTTTGAATGACCCGGAAGACATGTTTCTGGGCAAAGGCGGATCCGGTATCCTCGTAGATACGGAAGGCTATGTCTGGGTCAGTGTATGGGACGATGACCAGGTGGTTAAAGTCAACAGCAGTGGAACTGTCCTTAAAACCTACAATGTAGGCGACAGTCCCATGAGTCTTGCACAACGTATCTATTAA